A single region of the Enterobacteriaceae endosymbiont of Donacia cinerea genome encodes:
- the hisB gene encoding bifunctional histidinol-phosphatase/imidazoleglycerol-phosphate dehydratase HisB: MLKKILFIDRDGTLISEPKNNYQVDDINKLFFEKYVIIALSELKKLSYLFVIITNQDGLGSKYFPYKSFNIPHNFMINVFKSQNIEFENIFICPHFSYENCICRKPNTTLLNLYINNNLDKKNSYVIGDRLTDIELAKNIGINGILYNKKTCNWLNILTKLTPIKRYAIIKRLTKETSIHIELFLDTKGKNNINTGINFLNHMLEQIAIHGGFILNIYSKGDLYVDDHHTIEDIAISLGQAFTKAIGNKKGINRFGFLLPMDESLAQCSLDLSGRPYLQYHVKFKYQKIGDLSTEMIKHFFYSLSYSMSCNIYLKVTGENDHHKIESLFKAFGCSLKQAIKIVNNIIPSSKGVLI; the protein is encoded by the coding sequence ATGTTAAAAAAAATACTTTTTATAGATAGAGATGGGACTTTAATATCTGAACCTAAAAATAATTATCAAGTTGATGATATCAATAAATTATTTTTTGAAAAATATGTTATTATTGCATTATCAGAGTTAAAAAAACTTTCATATTTATTTGTAATAATTACAAACCAGGATGGTTTAGGTAGTAAATATTTTCCTTATAAATCTTTTAATATTCCTCATAATTTTATGATTAATGTTTTTAAATCTCAAAATATAGAATTTGAAAATATTTTTATTTGTCCTCATTTTTCTTATGAAAATTGTATTTGTAGAAAACCAAATACAACACTATTAAATTTATATATAAATAATAATTTAGATAAAAAAAATAGTTATGTTATAGGAGATCGTTTAACTGATATTGAATTAGCTAAAAATATTGGAATTAATGGTATTTTATATAATAAAAAAACATGTAATTGGTTAAATATTTTAACGAAGTTAACACCAATAAAAAGATATGCTATAATAAAAAGATTAACAAAAGAAACTTCAATACATATTGAATTATTTTTAGATACAAAAGGTAAAAATAATATTAATACTGGAATTAATTTTTTAAATCATATGTTAGAACAAATAGCAATACATGGAGGATTTATTTTAAATATTTATAGTAAAGGAGATTTATATGTTGATGATCATCATACAATAGAAGATATTGCAATATCATTAGGACAAGCTTTTACAAAAGCTATTGGTAACAAAAAGGGAATTAATAGATTTGGTTTTTTATTACCAATGGATGAATCATTAGCTCAATGCTCATTAGACTTATCAGGCAGACCATATTTACAATATCATGTAAAATTTAAATACCAAAAAATTGGTGATTTAAGTACAGAAATGATTAAACATTTTTTTTATTCTTTATCATATTCTATGTCATGTAATATATATTTAAAAGTTACAGGAGAAAATGATCATCATAAAATAGAAAGTTTATTTAAAGCATTTGGATGTTCTTTAAAACAAGCTATAAAAATAGTAAATAATATTATTCCTAGTTCAAAAGGAGTTTTAATTTGA
- the tsaB gene encoding tRNA (adenosine(37)-N6)-threonylcarbamoyltransferase complex dimerization subunit type 1 TsaB yields the protein MYKNILTIDTSTEYCSVILKNNGIIYKKIKYCPCSHIKYILFLINDLLKETNISLSKIDLLGYNLGPGNFTSLRIGIATIESISYVFNIPKIGLSHLMILAEKSWKITGIKNIITIIKCNKEFLYFSLYRKNKHGLWIGKNNECLLNYKNFIKKILLLKGIWVISNINKYLKNDIKKILNKNLKIYFIENNTFFSEEIINIINNILLNKKRIKKDYKINYIKNIF from the coding sequence ATGTATAAAAATATTTTAACTATTGATACATCTACAGAATACTGTTCCGTCATTTTAAAAAATAACGGAATTATTTATAAAAAAATTAAATATTGTCCTTGTTCACATATTAAATATATATTATTTTTAATTAATGATCTTCTAAAGGAAACAAATATATCATTATCTAAAATAGATTTATTAGGATATAATTTAGGTCCTGGTAATTTTACAAGCCTAAGAATAGGAATAGCAACAATAGAAAGTATTTCTTATGTTTTTAATATTCCTAAAATAGGATTATCACATTTAATGATTTTAGCAGAAAAATCTTGGAAAATAACAGGAATTAAAAATATTATAACAATTATTAAATGTAATAAAGAATTTCTATATTTTTCTTTATATAGAAAAAATAAGCATGGTTTATGGATTGGAAAAAATAATGAATGCTTATTAAATTATAAAAATTTTATAAAAAAAATTTTATTATTAAAAGGAATATGGGTAATATCTAATATTAATAAATATTTAAAAAATGATATAAAAAAAATATTAAATAAAAATTTAAAAATATATTTTATTGAAAATAATACTTTTTTTTCAGAAGAAATTATTAATATTATTAATAATATTTTATTAAATAAAAAAAGAATAAAAAAAGACTATAAAATTAATTATATTAAAAATATATTTTAA
- the hisIE gene encoding bifunctional phosphoribosyl-AMP cyclohydrolase/phosphoribosyl-ATP diphosphatase HisIE codes for MLKQNNLNNLNWFKTNGLIPVIIQHKISGQILMHAYMNQESLKITLETKKVTFFSRTKNRIWTKGETTGNFLYLKKITTDCDKDTLLILVKPINKTCHLNEYSCFKKTISDFTFLYLLENILNKKKNSIESSYTYNLYQSGLKRITQKVGEEAIETIIAANDNNKNETIQETADLIYHLIVLLKIKNISLYDIIKILKKRNS; via the coding sequence ATGTTGAAACAAAATAATTTAAATAATTTAAATTGGTTTAAAACAAATGGATTAATTCCTGTTATTATACAACATAAAATTTCAGGACAAATACTTATGCATGCATATATGAATCAAGAATCTCTTAAAATTACATTAGAAACAAAAAAAGTAACATTTTTTTCTAGAACTAAAAATAGAATATGGACAAAAGGAGAAACAACAGGTAATTTCTTATATTTAAAAAAAATAACAACAGACTGTGATAAAGATACATTACTTATTTTAGTTAAACCTATAAATAAAACATGCCATTTAAATGAATATAGTTGTTTTAAAAAAACTATATCAGATTTTACTTTTTTATATTTATTAGAAAATATTTTAAATAAAAAAAAAAATTCTATAGAATCCTCATATACTTATAATTTATATCAAAGTGGATTAAAAAGAATTACACAAAAAGTAGGAGAGGAAGCTATAGAAACCATTATAGCTGCAAATGATAATAATAAAAATGAAACTATACAAGAAACAGCTGATTTAATCTATCATTTAATAGTTTTATTAAAAATAAAAAATATTAGTTTATATGATATCATCAAAATTTTAAAAAAAAGAAATTCATAA
- the hisD gene encoding histidinol dehydrogenase: MKIMNNLIYWHNYNKEQKKNILSRPIFLIDKKIKNNVTDILDQVKNKGDDALKKYNFLFDKIKVNNLKINEKKIYNSKIYIDKKIKNAIKNAYNNIYKFHKYQILKNKIIEIIPGVFCKQIYRPISKIGFYIPGGTSSLFSTVLMLGIPAKLALCPNIILCSPPPISNEILFSAYLCNIKNIFQVGGAHAIAAMAFGTESINRVDKIFGPGNVFVTEAKRQVSNQNKIYKNISIDMPAGPSELMILADKSANYNFIVADLLSQAEHGIDSQVFLITIEEEVAKLVRNKLFKQLEKLPKKHIAQRSLNKSYIIITKNIEECIKIINKYAPEHLIIQCRNYEKILPKIINAGSIFLGNWTPESVGDYASGTNHVLPTYGYASTYSCLGISDFQKRMSVQRLTKQGLLNISNTVEIMAKKENLLGHSNSVTIRKKYINENYLNKEKNKKINTINKIIKKNIINLIPYKSARLLYKGDNTNNNLIALNANESPIISYFSLNKKIFNKYPEPQSQELIILYSKYVNLNIQNILVTRGADEGIDLIMRTFCNQKKDKILFCPPTYDMYRVTAQILDIKYITINSNKNWELNLDKIKKNLNNVKIIYICNPNNPTGNYINQNNIIELLKLTKNTAIIVIDEAYIEFCIDQTLTYFINKYHNLIILRTLSKAFALAGLRCGFILTNKYIVNTLLKVIAPYPLSGPSIDIAIQALSTKNLIIMKDNVKTIINNKKWLIKNLNNCRCVKHVFNSSTNFILVKFHNSDFIFKKLNKKKIIVRNQNYQKNLNNCLRITIGTIFECKKLFFELQQLS; the protein is encoded by the coding sequence ATGAAAATTATGAATAATTTAATTTATTGGCATAATTATAATAAAGAACAAAAAAAAAATATATTATCTAGACCAATATTTTTAATAGATAAAAAAATTAAAAATAATGTAACTGATATTTTAGATCAAGTAAAAAATAAAGGAGATGATGCATTAAAAAAATATAATTTTTTATTTGATAAAATTAAAGTTAATAATTTAAAAATCAATGAAAAAAAAATATATAATTCAAAAATTTATATAGATAAAAAAATTAAAAATGCTATAAAAAATGCGTATAATAATATATATAAATTTCACAAATATCAAATATTAAAAAATAAAATTATTGAGATTATACCTGGAGTATTTTGTAAACAAATTTATCGTCCTATATCTAAAATAGGATTTTATATTCCTGGAGGTACATCTTCATTATTTTCTACTGTATTAATGTTAGGAATTCCGGCTAAATTAGCATTATGTCCTAATATTATATTATGTTCTCCTCCTCCAATATCTAATGAAATTTTATTTTCTGCATATTTATGTAATATAAAAAATATTTTCCAAGTAGGAGGGGCTCATGCTATAGCAGCAATGGCTTTTGGTACAGAATCTATTAATAGAGTAGATAAAATTTTTGGCCCAGGAAATGTTTTTGTTACAGAAGCTAAAAGACAAGTAAGTAATCAAAATAAAATATATAAAAATATCTCTATAGATATGCCAGCAGGTCCATCAGAATTAATGATTTTAGCTGATAAATCAGCAAATTACAATTTTATTGTAGCTGATTTATTATCACAAGCAGAACATGGAATAGATTCACAGGTATTTTTAATTACTATTGAAGAGGAAGTAGCAAAATTAGTTAGAAATAAGCTTTTTAAACAATTAGAAAAATTACCTAAAAAACATATAGCACAAAGATCTCTTAATAAGAGTTATATTATAATAACAAAAAATATAGAAGAATGTATAAAAATAATAAATAAATATGCTCCTGAACATCTTATTATCCAATGTCGTAATTATGAAAAAATTTTACCTAAAATTATTAATGCAGGATCAATTTTTTTAGGTAATTGGACTCCAGAATCAGTTGGAGATTATGCTTCAGGAACTAATCATGTTTTACCTACTTATGGTTATGCTTCAACTTATTCATGTCTAGGAATTTCAGATTTTCAAAAAAGAATGTCTGTACAAAGATTAACTAAACAAGGATTACTAAATATTTCTAATACAGTAGAAATTATGGCAAAAAAAGAAAATTTATTAGGTCATAGTAATTCTGTTACAATAAGAAAAAAATATATTAATGAAAATTATTTAAATAAAGAAAAAAATAAAAAAATAAACACTATTAATAAAATAATTAAAAAAAATATTATTAATTTAATTCCATATAAATCTGCAAGATTATTATATAAAGGAGATAATACTAATAATAATTTAATTGCATTAAATGCTAATGAATCTCCTATAATTTCTTATTTTTCCTTAAATAAAAAAATATTTAATAAATATCCAGAACCACAATCTCAAGAATTAATTATTTTATATAGTAAATATGTAAATTTAAATATTCAAAACATTTTAGTTACAAGAGGAGCAGATGAAGGTATTGATTTAATTATGCGTACATTCTGTAATCAAAAAAAGGATAAAATTTTATTTTGTCCCCCAACGTATGATATGTATCGTGTGACTGCTCAAATATTAGATATAAAATATATAACTATTAATAGTAATAAAAATTGGGAATTAAATTTAGATAAAATTAAAAAAAATCTTAATAATGTTAAAATTATTTATATTTGTAATCCAAATAATCCTACTGGTAATTATATAAATCAAAATAATATAATAGAATTACTAAAATTAACAAAAAATACGGCAATTATTGTTATTGATGAAGCATATATTGAGTTTTGTATAGATCAAACTTTAACTTATTTTATAAATAAATATCATAATTTAATTATACTAAGAACTTTATCAAAAGCATTTGCATTAGCAGGATTACGTTGTGGTTTTATTTTAACAAATAAATATATTGTTAATACTTTACTTAAAGTTATTGCACCATATCCACTATCTGGGCCTTCTATAGATATAGCTATACAAGCTTTAAGTACAAAAAATTTAATTATTATGAAAGATAATGTAAAAACAATAATTAATAATAAAAAATGGTTAATAAAAAATTTAAATAATTGTCGTTGTGTAAAACATGTATTCAATAGTTCAACTAATTTTATTTTAGTAAAATTTCATAATTCTGATTTTATATTTAAAAAATTAAATAAAAAAAAAATAATTGTAAGAAATCAAAATTATCAAAAAAATTTGAATAATTGTTTAAGAATTACAATAGGAACAATATTTGAATGCAAAAAATTATTTTTTGAATTACAACAATTATCTTAA
- the hisH gene encoding imidazole glycerol phosphate synthase subunit HisH has product MKIVIIDTSCGNFCSLKSTIKKIGFNSEITNNKDLILNAEKIFLPGVGSANSIIKKLKSDNLVKLIQNCKTDILGICLGMQILGKYSEENGGISTLGILNYSVNLMNNKYTPIPHMGWNKVNNIVTSPLFHNINQNSYFYFSHSYNININDYTIATTNYEKVFSSVIQKRNFFGVQFHPERSGINGIQLIENFLNI; this is encoded by the coding sequence TTGAAAATTGTTATTATAGATACATCTTGTGGTAATTTTTGTTCTTTAAAATCTACTATAAAAAAAATAGGATTTAACTCTGAAATTACAAATAATAAGGATTTAATTTTAAATGCTGAAAAAATTTTTTTACCAGGTGTCGGTTCTGCAAATTCTATAATAAAAAAATTAAAAAGTGATAATTTAGTAAAATTAATTCAAAATTGTAAGACAGATATTTTAGGAATATGTTTAGGTATGCAAATTTTAGGGAAATATAGCGAAGAAAATGGTGGAATTTCTACATTAGGTATTTTAAATTATTCTGTCAATTTAATGAATAATAAATATACACCTATTCCTCATATGGGATGGAATAAAGTAAATAATATAGTAACATCACCATTATTTCATAATATTAATCAAAATTCTTATTTTTATTTTTCACACAGTTATAATATTAATATTAATGATTATACAATAGCTACCACTAATTATGAAAAAGTTTTTAGTTCTGTTATTCAAAAAAGAAATTTTTTTGGAGTACAGTTTCATCCAGAAAGATCAGGAATTAATGGTATTCAATTAATTGAAAATTTTTTAAATATATAA
- the hslU gene encoding HslU--HslV peptidase ATPase subunit — protein MSEMTPKEIVKELDKFIIGQESAKKAVAIALRNRWRRMQLNENLRQEVTPKNILMIGPTGVGKTEIARRLAKLANSPFIKVEATKFTEIGYVGKEVDSIIRDLTDVAIKMIKIQAFNKNCNRAREMAEERILNVLIPNKNNWNQEDNSIESIRQKLKIKLNNGLLDNQEIEINVSSTPMGIEIMAPPGMEEMTSQLQSLFQNLGGNKQKKRKLKIRDAFKLLIEEEAGKLINNEDIKQKAIEAVEQNGIVFLDEIDKICRRSNNVSSDISREGVQRDLLPLVEGCTVSTKHGMVKTDHILFIASGSFQISKPSDLIPELQGRLPIRVELKALTSNDFERILTEPDTSITIQYKALLATEKVNIIFTKDGIKRIAESAWKVNETTENIGARRLHTVLEHLMSDISYNANEYDNKSIIIDKNYVSKHLDTLIINEDISRYIL, from the coding sequence ATGTCTGAAATGACCCCCAAAGAAATTGTTAAAGAATTAGATAAATTTATTATTGGACAAGAAAGTGCAAAAAAAGCTGTAGCTATAGCATTAAGAAATCGTTGGCGTCGTATGCAATTAAATGAAAATTTAAGACAAGAAGTTACACCTAAAAATATATTAATGATAGGTCCTACTGGTGTTGGAAAAACAGAAATTGCACGTAGATTAGCAAAACTAGCTAATTCTCCTTTTATTAAGGTAGAAGCAACTAAATTTACTGAAATTGGTTATGTTGGTAAAGAAGTAGATTCTATAATTCGTGATTTAACTGATGTAGCTATAAAAATGATAAAGATACAAGCATTCAATAAAAACTGCAATAGAGCCAGAGAAATGGCAGAAGAAAGAATTTTGAATGTTTTAATTCCAAATAAAAATAACTGGAATCAAGAAGATAATAGTATTGAATCCATTAGACAAAAATTAAAAATTAAACTTAATAATGGATTATTAGATAATCAAGAAATTGAAATTAATGTATCCAGTACCCCTATGGGTATAGAAATTATGGCACCTCCAGGTATGGAAGAAATGACTAGTCAATTACAATCATTATTTCAAAATTTAGGAGGTAATAAACAAAAAAAACGTAAATTAAAGATTAGAGATGCTTTTAAACTATTAATAGAAGAAGAAGCTGGTAAATTAATTAATAATGAAGATATTAAACAAAAAGCTATAGAAGCAGTAGAACAAAATGGTATTGTTTTTTTAGATGAAATAGATAAAATTTGTAGAAGAAGTAATAATGTATCTTCTGATATTTCTAGAGAAGGAGTTCAAAGAGATTTATTACCATTAGTAGAAGGATGTACTGTATCAACAAAACATGGAATGGTTAAAACAGATCATATTTTATTTATTGCTTCAGGATCATTTCAAATATCTAAACCTTCTGATTTAATTCCTGAATTACAAGGAAGATTACCTATTAGAGTAGAATTAAAAGCATTAACTAGTAATGATTTTGAAAGAATTCTTACAGAACCCGATACATCTATAACAATACAATATAAAGCATTATTAGCAACTGAAAAAGTAAATATTATCTTTACTAAAGATGGTATTAAAAGAATTGCAGAATCTGCATGGAAAGTTAATGAAACTACAGAAAATATAGGAGCTAGGAGATTACACACTGTTCTTGAGCATTTAATGTCTGATATCTCTTATAATGCTAATGAATATGATAATAAATCAATTATTATTGATAAGAATTATGTAAGTAAACATCTTGATACATTAATTATTAATGAAGATATTAGTAGATATATCTTATAA
- a CDS encoding 1-(5-phosphoribosyl)-5-[(5-phosphoribosylamino)methylideneamino] imidazole-4-carboxamide isomerase — translation MIIPAIDLIKGQVVRLHQGDFNLKRKYLHKPLFYIQKYIKQGARKIHIIDLDGAKNPNKKQIILLKNIFKNKLPQIQLGGGIRYKKDIDLIFNLTSKVQIILGSSIIQDFENVKKWFKLYNPYSIILALDIKINKNNQKIVFINGWQNRSNIIFEDIIEKFLYLGLKHVLCTDISRDGTFLGPNINLYTEIVKKYPEIFFQASGGISSLKDIINLKNSGVKHVIIGRAFLEKKFTIQEANLCWQKE, via the coding sequence ATGATTATTCCCGCAATTGATTTAATAAAAGGACAAGTAGTTAGATTACATCAAGGAGATTTTAATTTAAAACGTAAATATTTACATAAACCTTTATTCTATATACAAAAGTATATTAAACAAGGAGCTCGAAAAATTCACATCATAGATTTAGATGGAGCAAAAAATCCAAATAAAAAACAAATAATTTTATTAAAAAATATTTTTAAAAATAAATTACCTCAAATACAATTAGGGGGAGGTATTAGATATAAAAAAGATATAGATTTAATTTTTAATTTAACATCTAAAGTTCAAATTATATTAGGTTCTTCAATTATTCAAGATTTCGAAAATGTCAAAAAATGGTTTAAATTGTATAATCCATATTCTATAATTTTAGCATTAGATATTAAAATTAATAAAAATAATCAGAAAATAGTATTTATTAATGGATGGCAAAATAGAAGTAATATAATTTTTGAAGATATTATTGAAAAATTTTTATATTTAGGATTAAAACATGTTTTATGTACAGATATTTCTAGAGACGGGACATTTTTAGGACCAAATATAAATTTATATACTGAAATAGTAAAAAAATATCCAGAAATATTTTTTCAAGCATCAGGAGGTATTTCTTCATTAAAAGATATTATTAATTTAAAAAATAGTGGAGTAAAACATGTAATTATAGGAAGAGCTTTTTTAGAAAAAAAATTTACTATTCAAGAGGCTAATTTATGTTGGCAAAAAGAATAA
- the hisF gene encoding imidazole glycerol phosphate synthase subunit HisF yields the protein MLAKRIIPCLDVYKNVVVKGKKFKNHKIVGDILSLAHKYDKEGADELVFYDITASIDKRLVNKKWISQIAKIISIPICVAGGIKSIDDAAKILYLGAEKISINTPALNNPSLITKLSKYFGKQCIVVGIDSWYNKKDKKYYVYKYTGNQKNIRITKWETIEWIKTVQELGAGEIVLNMMNQDGLCKGYDLVQLKKVRKICKIPLIASGGAGSLNSFYEVFHKKINVDGALAASIFHKNIINIHTLKKFLYKKNIEVRIC from the coding sequence ATGTTGGCAAAAAGAATAATTCCTTGTTTAGATGTTTATAAAAATGTAGTAGTTAAAGGAAAAAAATTTAAAAATCATAAAATTGTAGGAGATATTTTATCATTAGCTCATAAGTATGATAAAGAAGGAGCTGATGAATTAGTGTTTTATGATATAACAGCATCTATTGATAAACGTTTAGTGAATAAAAAATGGATATCTCAAATTGCAAAAATAATTAGTATACCTATTTGTGTAGCAGGAGGAATAAAATCTATAGATGACGCTGCAAAAATATTATATTTAGGAGCTGAAAAAATATCTATAAATACTCCTGCATTAAATAATCCTTCTTTAATTACAAAATTATCTAAATATTTTGGAAAACAATGTATTGTTGTAGGAATAGATTCTTGGTATAACAAAAAAGATAAAAAATATTATGTATATAAATATACTGGTAATCAAAAAAATATAAGAATAACTAAATGGGAAACAATTGAATGGATTAAAACAGTACAAGAATTAGGTGCTGGAGAAATAGTATTAAATATGATGAATCAAGATGGATTATGTAAAGGATATGATTTAGTTCAATTAAAAAAAGTAAGAAAAATTTGTAAAATTCCTTTAATAGCTTCAGGTGGAGCAGGTTCTTTAAATAGTTTTTATGAAGTTTTTCATAAAAAAATAAATGTCGATGGAGCTTTAGCTGCATCAATATTTCATAAAAATATTATTAATATTCATACATTAAAAAAATTTTTATATAAAAAAAATATTGAGGTAAGAATATGTTGA
- the hslV gene encoding ATP-dependent protease subunit HslV has protein sequence MTTIVSVRKNGNVVIGGDGQATLGHIIMKGNVKKIRKLYHDTVIAGFAGGTADAFTLFELFEQKLEVYQGNLTKSAVELAKDWRTDRILRKLEALLIIADKITSLIITGSGDVIQPENDIVTIGSGGPYAQASARALFENTDLSAYEIVKKSLNIAGDICIYTNHNFTIEKLQCK, from the coding sequence ATGACAACAATAGTTAGTGTAAGAAAAAATGGTAATGTGGTTATCGGTGGTGATGGACAAGCAACTCTGGGTCATATTATAATGAAAGGAAATGTTAAAAAAATTAGGAAATTATATCATGATACAGTAATTGCAGGTTTTGCCGGTGGAACTGCAGATGCATTTACTCTTTTTGAATTATTTGAACAAAAATTAGAAGTATATCAAGGAAATTTAACTAAGTCAGCAGTAGAATTAGCTAAAGATTGGAGAACAGACCGTATTTTACGTAAACTAGAAGCGTTATTAATAATTGCAGATAAAATTACCTCCTTAATAATTACAGGTAGTGGAGATGTTATTCAACCTGAAAATGATATAGTTACTATTGGTTCCGGTGGCCCATATGCGCAAGCGTCAGCTCGTGCTTTATTTGAAAATACGGATTTAAGTGCATATGAAATAGTAAAAAAATCTTTAAATATAGCAGGAGATATTTGTATTTATACTAATCATAATTTTACTATTGAAAAATTACAATGTAAATAA
- the rnhA gene encoding ribonuclease HI, translated as MYKNINIFTDGSCIYNPGPGGCAAILQYHKYEKILTKSFFLTTNNRMELMASIIALESLKENCNIYIFTDSKYLKKGITIWLQNWKKCNWLRNNKKKVKNIDLWKRLELLLSNHNIYWKWIKSHSYNKMNNKCDKLARISAKNPLNEDFGYIKK; from the coding sequence ATGTATAAAAATATAAATATTTTTACTGATGGTTCTTGTATATATAATCCTGGTCCTGGAGGTTGTGCTGCTATATTACAATATCATAAATATGAAAAAATTTTGACTAAAAGTTTTTTTTTAACTACTAATAATAGAATGGAATTAATGGCTTCTATTATTGCATTAGAATCATTAAAAGAAAATTGTAATATTTATATATTTACTGATAGTAAATATTTAAAAAAAGGAATTACAATATGGTTACAAAATTGGAAAAAATGTAATTGGTTACGTAATAATAAAAAAAAAGTTAAAAATATTGATTTATGGAAAAGATTAGAATTATTGTTATCTAATCATAATATTTATTGGAAATGGATTAAGAGTCATTCATATAATAAAATGAATAATAAATGTGATAAATTAGCTCGTATTTCAGCCAAAAATCCTTTAAATGAAGATTTTGGATATATAAAAAAATAA
- the minE gene encoding cell division topological specificity factor MinE, with product MNFINFFLSKKNKTANIAKKRLQIIISEESKKGYIYPCYITQLKQEILRVISKYVKINPNMINIELDDKKKNISKLELNITLPKAKEYIKNNNK from the coding sequence ATGAATTTTATTAATTTTTTTTTATCAAAAAAAAATAAAACTGCTAATATTGCTAAAAAAAGACTACAGATTATTATATCAGAAGAATCAAAAAAAGGGTATATTTATCCTTGTTATATAACACAATTAAAACAAGAAATATTAAGAGTAATTTCTAAATATGTTAAAATTAATCCAAATATGATTAATATAGAATTAGATGATAAAAAAAAAAATATATCAAAACTAGAATTAAATATTACTTTACCTAAAGCAAAAGAATATATTAAAAATAATAATAAATAA
- the hisG gene encoding ATP phosphoribosyltransferase — MLDNNRLRIAMQKSGRLSKESSKLLKSCGLKINLQQQKLIAFAENMPIDILKVRDDDIPGLIMEGVVDLGIIGKNVLEEEVLNRLSRGDNANYLTLRKLNFGICRLSIAIPINKNYTGLQSLQNTCIATSYPNLLKKYLDQHHITFKSCMLNGSVELAPRLGLSDAICDLVSTGATLEAHGIKEVEIIYTSQACLIQRYDKITNFKQQLINKLLTKIKEVIKARESKYIMLHIPNKKLKTVMSLLPYVQSPTILPLVGETKKVAIHMVCNETLFLEKMEKLKLLGASSILVLPIEKIME; from the coding sequence ATGCTAGATAACAATCGTTTACGCATAGCTATGCAAAAATCTGGTCGTTTAAGCAAAGAATCTAGTAAACTCTTAAAGAGTTGTGGTCTTAAAATCAATTTACAACAACAAAAGTTAATAGCTTTTGCAGAGAATATGCCGATTGATATCTTAAAAGTACGTGATGATGATATACCCGGATTAATTATGGAAGGTGTAGTTGATTTAGGAATAATTGGTAAAAATGTTTTAGAAGAAGAAGTTTTAAATAGGTTATCAAGAGGAGATAATGCAAATTATTTAACATTAAGAAAATTAAATTTTGGTATATGTAGATTATCTATAGCAATACCTATTAATAAAAATTATACAGGTCTACAATCTTTACAAAATACTTGTATTGCAACTTCTTATCCTAATTTATTAAAAAAATATCTTGATCAACATCATATTACATTTAAATCTTGTATGTTAAATGGTTCAGTAGAATTGGCACCTAGATTAGGTTTATCAGATGCTATTTGTGATTTAGTATCCACAGGAGCAACTTTAGAAGCACATGGAATTAAAGAAGTAGAAATTATATATACTTCACAAGCATGTTTAATACAACGTTATGATAAAATAACAAATTTTAAACAACAATTAATAAATAAATTATTAACAAAAATTAAAGAAGTTATTAAAGCTAGAGAATCTAAATATATAATGTTACATATCCCTAATAAAAAATTAAAAACGGTTATGTCTTTACTACCATATGTACAAAGTCCTACTATTTTACCATTAGTAGGTGAAACTAAAAAAGTAGCCATACACATGGTGTGTAATGAAACACTATTTTTAGAAAAAATGGAAAAACTAAAATTATTAGGAGCAAGTTCTATTTTAGTTTTACCTATTGAAAAAATAATGGAGTAA